The region GCGCCTTAAATGAACTTCAGAATATAACATATAAGTACGACGCTAATGAGCTTAATTCTATTTCTTCAGTATATGACAAGAAAGGCGAACAACTGTCTTATCTAAAAGATAGTCTAAACAAGCTGACATTTAACATCTCAGTAATTTCTTTAATATTAATAATCTTAACTATAGTAATTGTATGGATCTACTATAAAGCTTATATAGCAAACATTATTATTAAATCATTGTATGGTTATAGTTTTATGAACACATATAGAAAGTTGCTTTTATCAAGTTTATTTGTGTATACTTTTCCAGCTTTGATCATCATTTTAGTATACAAATCACACTTCTATATGTTCTTTCTTTCTGTTTTAATGCTATTTGTCGAGTATATTATGTCAAAAACTATATACGAGACTCTATTAACAAGAGGTGAACTTGAATTCATAAAAGGAGAGCTCGAATGATAAGCTTATCAAATATAAATAAAACATTTGAAGATAAAACTGTGTTATCCAATATATCTTTATCGGTAAAAGAAAATGAATTTATTTGTCTAAATGGAGAGAGTGGTGCCGGAAAAACCACACTACTAAATATTATAGGCCTGTTAGAAAAACCTGATAGCGGTGAGTTAAATCTAAATGGTAAATCTATGTTCTCAAAAAGAGATATATTAAGTTTAAGAAAATATTTTTTCGGATATATCTTTCAGGATTATCTACTTATGAAAGATGAAACTGTTGAAGTGAACATTAGCATATCTAAAATTTATAACAAAAAGATTTGTAACAAGGAAAAAGCTATCGCTCTA is a window of Andreesenia angusta DNA encoding:
- a CDS encoding ABC transporter ATP-binding protein, producing the protein MISLSNINKTFEDKTVLSNISLSVKENEFICLNGESGAGKTTLLNIIGLLEKPDSGELNLNGKSMFSKRDILSLRKYFFGYIFQDYLLMKDETVEVNISISKIYNKKICNKEKAIALEKVGLDTSYLERKISCLSGGEQQRVAIARMLLKPYELVLADEPTGNLDAKNKKEIISIFKNIKSSGKTIICVTHDKEFSDSTDRVITLKKNSP